Proteins encoded together in one Carya illinoinensis cultivar Pawnee chromosome 3, C.illinoinensisPawnee_v1, whole genome shotgun sequence window:
- the LOC122303399 gene encoding NAC domain-containing protein 82-like codes for MGKALRLPPGYRFCPTDDELVVLYLKRKIKGERFYPEPVAEADIYKFAPWELPGKFKSESGDLRLYFLCPVEKKYAKGQRINRETKDGCWKKTGKDSSVHHHKELVGSKKTLVFHKNLNLTATGLRGGKAPQRERTDWVMHEYSLGDQYMAKEGIVKNTYVLCRIFQKEGLGPRNGAQYGAPFKEEEWNYDEEDDSAETVTLAGLLPNSSSNLAAIGTNVLGVTTSESGLSEAIQSQREGISAVLNNDASNELSQVLGNNKPIKKKVLGNNEILPKVPTSFQEDNPSILSEDNRNRDLNHQEDALSISDIMDSFEDFYYCEGDDFPLGDLFLGMADLERPLDAHPT; via the exons atGGGGAAAGCACTGCGTCTACCTCCGGGGTACCGATTTTGTCCCACTGATGATGAGCTGGTTGTGCTCTatctaaaaaggaaaataaagggTGAACGTTTCTATCCTGAACCAGTTGCAGAGGCTGATATCTACAAGTTTGCACCTTGGGAACTTCCAG GTAAATTCAAATCCGAAAGTGGTGATCTGCGATTGTACTTCTTATGCCCAGTAGAGAAAAAGTATGCTAAAGGGCAAAGAATCAATCGGGAAACCAAAGATGGGTGCTGGAAAAAAACTGGAAAAGATAGTTCTGTTCATCACCATAAAGAGTTGGTGGGGTCAAAAAAAACATTGGTTTTTCACAAGAACCTCAACTTGACAGCTACAGGTTTACGGGGAGGAAAAGCACCACAAAGGGAACGAACTGACTGGGTTATGCACGAGTACAGCCTTGGAGATCAGTATATGGCCAAGGAAGGAATTGTCAAG AACACGTATGTGCTCTGTAGGATTTTCCAGAAGGAGGGTCTGGGGCCAAGAAATGGTGCTCAATATGGAGCACCATTTAAGGAGGAAGAATGGAATTATGATGAGGAGGATGACTCTGCAGAAACTGTCACTTTAGCTGGTTTGTTGCCTAATAGCAGTAGCAATTTGGCTGCTATCGGCACGAACGTATTGGGTGTCACAACATCTGAGTCAGGTTTATCTGAAGCTATACAGTCACAACGTGAGGGGATTTCTGCAGTTCTCAATAATGATGCCTCAAATGAGTTATCTCAAGTATTGGGCAATAAcaaacctatcaaaaaaaaagtattggGCAATAACGagattcttccaaaagtgccTACTTCCTTCCAAGAGGACAACCCTTCGATTTTGAGTGAAGATAACAGAAATAGG GATCTCAATCATCAGGAAGATGCACTTAGTATATCTGATATAATGGATTCATTTGAAGATTTCTACTATTGTGAGGGAGACGATTTCCCCCTGGGAGACCTTTTTTTGGGCATGGCTGATCTCGAACGCCCACTGGACGCTCATCCTACATAA